One Pongo abelii isolate AG06213 chromosome 12, NHGRI_mPonAbe1-v2.0_pri, whole genome shotgun sequence DNA segment encodes these proteins:
- the LOC129047375 gene encoding tripartite motif-containing protein 43B-like isoform X1, whose amino-acid sequence MWSSQIYKRTLQEPSSFFSRAHRVALQLALGTSKIYQHCSETLIPELNSSDSTASFGENTDIFLRKMDSDFSHAFQKELACVICLNYLVDPVTICCGHSFCRPCLCLSWEEAQSPANCPACREPSQKKDFKTNILLKNLVTIARKTSLWQFLSSEKQICGTHRQTKKMFCDMDKSLLCLLCSNSQEHGAHKHYPIEEAAEEHREKLLKQMRILWEKIQENQRNLYEERRTAFVWRGDVVLRAQMIRNEYRKLHPVLYKEEKQHLERLNKEYREIFQQLQRSWVKMDQKSKHLKEMYQELMEMCHKPDVELLQDLGDIVARSESVLLHMPQPVNPELTAGPITGLVYRLNRFRVEISFHYEVSNHNIRLFEDVRSWMLRRGSLNSDRSDYFAAWGSRVFSFGKHYWELDVDNSWDWALGVCKDAWIRKNSTMVKSEDIFLLLCVKVNNHFSLLTTSPVFPHYIEKPQGRVGVFLDFESGSVSFLNVTKSSLIWRYPAGSLKFPVRPFFYTGHR is encoded by the exons ATGTGGTCTTCACAGATTTATAAACGGACACTTCAGGAGCCAAGCTCATTCTTCTCCAGAGCCCACAGAGTAGCTTTGCAACTGGCTTTGGGGACTTCCAAAATCTACCAGCACTGCAGTGAGACTCTCATCCCTGAGCTCAATTCATCTGATTCGACAGCAAGCTTTGGTGAGAACACAGATATATTTCTGAG GAAAATGGACTCAGACTTCTCACATGCCTTCCAGAAGGAACTCGCCTGTGTCATCTGTTTGAACTACCTGGTAGACCCTGTCACCAtctgctgtgggcacagcttctgcAGGCCCTGTCTCTGCCTTTCCTGGGAGGAAGCCCAAAGTCCTGCCAACTGCCCTGCATGCAGGGAACCATCACAGAAAAAGGACTTCAAAACCAATATTCTTCTGAAGAATTTAGTGACCATTGCCAGAAAAACCAGTCTCTGGCAATTCCTGAGCTCTGAGAAACAAATATGTGGGACCCATAGGCAAACAAAGAAGATGTTCTGTGACATGGACAAGAGTCTCCTCTGCTTGCTGTGCTCCAACTCTCAGGAGCACGGGGCTCACAAACATTATCCCATCGAAGAGGCAGCTGAGGAACACCGG GAGAAACTCTTAAAGCAAATGAGGATTTTATGGGAAAAGAttcaagaaaatcagagaaatctATATGAGGAGAGAAGAACAGCCTTCGTCTGGAGG GGCGATGTGGTTTTACGGGCACAGATGATCAGGAATGAGTATAGGAAGCTGCACCCGGTTCTctataaggaagaaaaacaacatttAGAGAGATTGAACAAGGAATATCGAGAGATTTTTCAGCAACTCCAGAGAAGTTGGGTCAAAATGGATCAAAAGAGTAAACACTTGAAAGAAATGTATCAGGAGCTAATGGAAATGTGTCATAAACCAGATGTGGAGCTGCTCCAG gATTTGGGAGACATCGTGGCAAG GAGTGAGTCTGTGCTGCTGCACATGCCCCAACCTGTGAATCCAGAGCTCACTGCAGGGCCCATCACTGGACTGGTGTACAGGCTCAACCGCTTCCGAG TGGAAATTTCCTTCCATTATGAAGTAAGCAATCACAACATCAGGCTCTTTGAAGATGTGAGAAGTTGGATGCTTAGACGTGGATCTTTGAATTCTGACAGATCTGACTATTTTGCTGCATGGGGATCCAGGGTCTTCTCCTTTGGGAAACACTACTGGGAGCTGGATGTGGACAACTCTTGGGACTGGGCTCTGGGAGTCTGTAAGGACGCCTGGATAAGGAAGAATAGCACAATGGTTAAATCTGAGgacatatttcttcttttgtgtgtgAAGGTGAATAATCATTTCAGTCTCTTGACCACCTCCCCAGTGTTTCCTCACTATATAGAGAAACCTCAGGGCCGGGTTGGTGTGTTTCTTGATTTTGAAAGTGGAAGTGTGAGTTTTTTGAATGTCACCAAGAGTTCCCTCATATGGCGTTACCCGGCTGGCTCCTTAAAGTTTCCTGTCAGGCCTTTCTTTTACACTGGCCACAGATGA
- the LOC129047375 gene encoding tripartite motif-containing protein 43-like isoform X2, translating to MDSDFSHAFQKELACVICLNYLVDPVTICCGHSFCRPCLCLSWEEAQSPANCPACREPSQKKDFKTNILLKNLVTIARKTSLWQFLSSEKQICGTHRQTKKMFCDMDKSLLCLLCSNSQEHGAHKHYPIEEAAEEHREKLLKQMRILWEKIQENQRNLYEERRTAFVWRGDVVLRAQMIRNEYRKLHPVLYKEEKQHLERLNKEYREIFQQLQRSWVKMDQKSKHLKEMYQELMEMCHKPDVELLQDLGDIVARSESVLLHMPQPVNPELTAGPITGLVYRLNRFRVEISFHYEVSNHNIRLFEDVRSWMLRRGSLNSDRSDYFAAWGSRVFSFGKHYWELDVDNSWDWALGVCKDAWIRKNSTMVKSEDIFLLLCVKVNNHFSLLTTSPVFPHYIEKPQGRVGVFLDFESGSVSFLNVTKSSLIWRYPAGSLKFPVRPFFYTGHR from the exons ATGGACTCAGACTTCTCACATGCCTTCCAGAAGGAACTCGCCTGTGTCATCTGTTTGAACTACCTGGTAGACCCTGTCACCAtctgctgtgggcacagcttctgcAGGCCCTGTCTCTGCCTTTCCTGGGAGGAAGCCCAAAGTCCTGCCAACTGCCCTGCATGCAGGGAACCATCACAGAAAAAGGACTTCAAAACCAATATTCTTCTGAAGAATTTAGTGACCATTGCCAGAAAAACCAGTCTCTGGCAATTCCTGAGCTCTGAGAAACAAATATGTGGGACCCATAGGCAAACAAAGAAGATGTTCTGTGACATGGACAAGAGTCTCCTCTGCTTGCTGTGCTCCAACTCTCAGGAGCACGGGGCTCACAAACATTATCCCATCGAAGAGGCAGCTGAGGAACACCGG GAGAAACTCTTAAAGCAAATGAGGATTTTATGGGAAAAGAttcaagaaaatcagagaaatctATATGAGGAGAGAAGAACAGCCTTCGTCTGGAGG GGCGATGTGGTTTTACGGGCACAGATGATCAGGAATGAGTATAGGAAGCTGCACCCGGTTCTctataaggaagaaaaacaacatttAGAGAGATTGAACAAGGAATATCGAGAGATTTTTCAGCAACTCCAGAGAAGTTGGGTCAAAATGGATCAAAAGAGTAAACACTTGAAAGAAATGTATCAGGAGCTAATGGAAATGTGTCATAAACCAGATGTGGAGCTGCTCCAG gATTTGGGAGACATCGTGGCAAG GAGTGAGTCTGTGCTGCTGCACATGCCCCAACCTGTGAATCCAGAGCTCACTGCAGGGCCCATCACTGGACTGGTGTACAGGCTCAACCGCTTCCGAG TGGAAATTTCCTTCCATTATGAAGTAAGCAATCACAACATCAGGCTCTTTGAAGATGTGAGAAGTTGGATGCTTAGACGTGGATCTTTGAATTCTGACAGATCTGACTATTTTGCTGCATGGGGATCCAGGGTCTTCTCCTTTGGGAAACACTACTGGGAGCTGGATGTGGACAACTCTTGGGACTGGGCTCTGGGAGTCTGTAAGGACGCCTGGATAAGGAAGAATAGCACAATGGTTAAATCTGAGgacatatttcttcttttgtgtgtgAAGGTGAATAATCATTTCAGTCTCTTGACCACCTCCCCAGTGTTTCCTCACTATATAGAGAAACCTCAGGGCCGGGTTGGTGTGTTTCTTGATTTTGAAAGTGGAAGTGTGAGTTTTTTGAATGTCACCAAGAGTTCCCTCATATGGCGTTACCCGGCTGGCTCCTTAAAGTTTCCTGTCAGGCCTTTCTTTTACACTGGCCACAGATGA